A genomic segment from Amygdalobacter nucleatus encodes:
- a CDS encoding GNAT family N-acetyltransferase, with amino-acid sequence MDKLTLVLPTIADSQAILEYRDEFISAGETICGAGDLTRLADPQAWLATIKAKSSQDTLPVGLVISTQFICKRLTDGKILGTIDVRHSLNDYLLNYGGNIGYAVAPSQRHQGIAKWMLQSVLTYCREIGLPRVLVTCLADNVASRKTILACGGEYEDSRLEPNKQKLMQRYWIKLA; translated from the coding sequence ATGGATAAACTAACCCTTGTTCTGCCAACAATTGCCGATAGTCAGGCCATTTTGGAGTACAGAGATGAATTTATCAGTGCAGGAGAAACTATTTGTGGTGCTGGTGATCTTACGAGATTAGCAGACCCTCAGGCTTGGTTAGCGACTATCAAGGCCAAAAGTAGCCAGGATACTTTGCCTGTTGGATTGGTTATTAGCACGCAGTTTATTTGTAAGCGCTTAACTGATGGTAAAATCTTAGGTACCATTGATGTGCGCCATAGCTTGAATGATTATCTGTTAAATTATGGTGGTAATATCGGTTATGCAGTCGCACCAAGTCAGAGGCATCAAGGTATCGCAAAATGGATGTTACAATCTGTATTGACTTATTGTCGAGAGATAGGTTTGCCAAGAGTTTTAGTTACATGTTTAGCTGATAATGTTGCTAGCAGAAAGACAATTTTAGCTTGTGGCGGTGAATATGAAGATAGTCGCTTAGAGCCAAATAAACAGAAGTTAATGCAGCGTTATTGGATTAAATTAGCTTAA
- a CDS encoding valine--tRNA ligase, with translation MRDLEFLPKHFEPKDRERDIYQTWEKNGYFKAKVDPKKKAFTIVMPPPNVTAQLHIGHALDNTFQDAFVRQHRMLGEEALWIPGVDHAAIATEAKLVEQLKSEGLTKQDIGYDEYMKRAYAWKDKYANRIISQLRYLGSSCDWDRQRFTMDEGFSEAVLAVFVKYYKQGYIYRGERIINWCPNCKTSISDAEVNFAEQQGHLWYVRYEIENEPGHYIEVATTRPETILGDTAVAVNPNDERYKDLVGKRCLVPLVNRWIQIVADEYVESEFGTGCVKITPAHDPNDYEVGLRHNLEIINVMDETAHINENGGSYQGLSRDEAREKIVSDLDACGALVKVEDYKHNVGSCYRCHKVIEPRLSKQWFVKMRALADKAMAASDAGEVTFVPNRFKGIFDNWMNNIRDWCISRQLWWGHRIPAWYCADCGEITVASSTPSVCAKCQSEHLTQDPDTLDTWFSSALWPFGVLGWPNFKVPYTKEEFDYFFPTSILVTGYDIIFFWVARMIFQSLELTGKAPFHHVLLHGLMRDANGIKMSKSLNNGVDPLKIIDEYGADALRFAIVSGTASGNDQRYSKEKLETARTFINKLWNALRFLLGHLADDSTYLTENELKDLVKDANLRLEDRWILHRCNALVENVSTNFQNYEIGTALDNIYNFFWTEYCDWYVEIAKARLFDEQDTSRNVALKCLRYVLETIVKLLHPFMPFVTEEVYQYLPNHGETIMLAAWPTYVAELNDEQSVNHMEMLIQAIKEIRNVRAEKKLKPSLRFKVLCYTQDEKIKNLLKVSAHYFERLCGVNAIEFLEDQTKAPKLAITIVLPKTHIYIALSDLIDLKAEKERLQAELSNLTNEVKRFEAKLSNQEFVNKAPAKVVDNERNKLAVAKQKLQATEARLAALS, from the coding sequence CAGCTCAGCTGCATATTGGTCATGCTTTAGACAATACTTTTCAGGATGCGTTTGTTCGCCAACATCGTATGTTAGGTGAAGAGGCTTTGTGGATTCCTGGTGTTGACCATGCAGCGATTGCAACTGAGGCCAAATTAGTTGAACAGTTGAAGAGTGAAGGCTTAACTAAGCAAGATATTGGCTACGATGAATATATGAAACGTGCCTATGCTTGGAAAGATAAGTATGCCAATCGCATCATTTCACAATTGCGTTATTTAGGTAGTTCTTGTGATTGGGACCGCCAACGTTTTACGATGGACGAGGGCTTTTCAGAAGCTGTATTAGCTGTTTTTGTAAAATACTATAAGCAAGGTTACATTTATCGCGGTGAGAGGATCATCAACTGGTGTCCTAATTGTAAGACTTCTATCTCTGATGCTGAGGTTAATTTTGCTGAACAACAGGGCCATCTATGGTATGTTCGTTACGAGATTGAAAATGAACCTGGACACTATATCGAAGTAGCAACGACAAGACCTGAGACAATTTTGGGCGATACAGCTGTCGCAGTAAATCCTAATGATGAGCGTTATAAGGATTTGGTAGGTAAGCGTTGCTTAGTACCATTAGTCAATCGTTGGATCCAAATTGTCGCTGATGAATATGTTGAGAGTGAATTTGGTACAGGTTGCGTGAAAATCACACCAGCCCACGATCCTAACGACTATGAAGTTGGCTTAAGACATAACCTTGAAATTATCAATGTCATGGATGAAACAGCGCACATTAATGAAAATGGTGGCAGTTACCAGGGCTTAAGCCGCGATGAGGCACGTGAGAAGATTGTTTCTGATTTGGACGCTTGTGGTGCTTTAGTTAAGGTTGAAGATTATAAGCACAATGTTGGTAGTTGCTATCGTTGCCATAAAGTGATCGAACCACGTCTTTCTAAGCAATGGTTCGTCAAGATGCGGGCCTTGGCTGATAAAGCTATGGCTGCTTCTGATGCCGGTGAGGTGACTTTCGTTCCTAACCGCTTCAAAGGCATCTTTGATAACTGGATGAACAATATCCGCGACTGGTGTATTTCCAGACAATTGTGGTGGGGCCATCGTATCCCAGCATGGTATTGCGCTGATTGTGGCGAAATTACAGTTGCTAGTTCAACACCTTCTGTCTGTGCCAAATGTCAAAGTGAACATCTAACTCAAGATCCTGACACTTTGGATACTTGGTTCAGTTCCGCTTTGTGGCCATTTGGTGTTTTAGGTTGGCCTAATTTCAAGGTTCCTTACACTAAAGAAGAATTCGATTATTTCTTCCCAACTTCAATTTTGGTAACTGGTTACGACATCATTTTCTTCTGGGTTGCACGTATGATCTTCCAGAGCTTGGAGTTGACAGGTAAAGCTCCATTTCATCACGTTTTGTTGCATGGCCTAATGCGTGATGCAAATGGTATTAAGATGAGTAAGTCCTTGAACAATGGTGTTGATCCGTTGAAGATTATTGATGAATATGGCGCTGATGCTTTGCGTTTCGCAATTGTTTCTGGTACAGCTTCTGGTAATGATCAGAGATATTCCAAGGAAAAGCTAGAAACAGCGCGTACCTTTATCAACAAGTTATGGAACGCATTGCGTTTCTTACTAGGTCATCTTGCTGATGATTCAACTTATTTGACGGAAAACGAGTTAAAAGACTTAGTGAAAGATGCTAATTTGCGCTTGGAAGATCGTTGGATCTTACATCGTTGCAATGCCTTGGTTGAGAATGTTTCGACTAATTTCCAAAACTATGAAATTGGTACAGCTTTAGATAATATCTACAATTTCTTCTGGACGGAATATTGTGACTGGTATGTTGAGATTGCTAAGGCTCGTTTGTTCGATGAACAAGATACTAGCCGTAATGTTGCTTTAAAGTGCTTGCGTTATGTCTTAGAAACTATTGTCAAGCTCTTGCATCCATTTATGCCTTTCGTTACAGAAGAAGTTTACCAATATCTGCCTAACCATGGTGAAACGATCATGTTGGCAGCTTGGCCAACTTATGTAGCTGAACTTAACGATGAGCAATCTGTCAACCATATGGAAATGCTTATTCAAGCGATCAAAGAGATTCGTAATGTACGAGCTGAGAAGAAGCTTAAACCAAGTTTGCGTTTCAAAGTTCTCTGCTATACACAAGATGAAAAGATTAAGAACTTATTAAAAGTTTCTGCACATTATTTTGAGCGCTTGTGTGGCGTTAATGCCATTGAGTTCTTAGAGGACCAAACAAAAGCCCCGAAGCTGGCAATTACAATTGTTTTGCCTAAGACACATATCTACATTGCTTTGAGCGATTTAATTGACTTGAAAGCTGAGAAGGAGCGTTTGCAGGCAGAGTTATCCAATTTGACAAACGAAGTTAAGCGCTTTGAAGCTAAGTTAAGCAATCAAGAGTTTGTGAATAAAGCTCCAGCCAAAGTTGTTGACAATGAGCGCAATAAGCTGGCTGTAGCAAAACAAAAGTTGCAGGCAACAGAAGCTCGTTTGGCTGCCCTTTCTTAA